In [Leptolyngbya] sp. PCC 7376, a genomic segment contains:
- a CDS encoding o-succinylbenzoate synthase has translation MTEYKLSFQPYERRLAQPLRTNHGVMAMRQGIIVTLTNTAGRQSQGEIAPLTQFGTETVQQAIALCEGFGERITTEDIYSISTEYPACQFGFGSALMGFEWQPEIKPISVTMLCQLIPRTADLRETNPEQLQQLIKEGHDTFKIKIHRGDIHREIAFCEQILELLPSSAKLRLDANGRLAIAEAEVLFQWADQQSQIDFIEQPFHPKQHQDTLIFQQKYRTAITLDESVCTIASLKAHYTPNSPFIYVLKPAIMGFPSQLKQFCETNPEADLVFSTVFETEIGHQFVTRLAQAFGGQRAFGFAGKHWFVD, from the coding sequence ATGACGGAATACAAACTGAGTTTTCAGCCTTATGAGCGGCGATTAGCGCAACCGCTCCGGACTAATCATGGTGTGATGGCGATGCGTCAAGGGATTATTGTGACGCTCACCAATACGGCAGGTCGTCAATCCCAAGGAGAAATCGCGCCTTTGACTCAGTTTGGGACAGAGACTGTTCAGCAGGCGATCGCCCTGTGCGAAGGATTTGGAGAGCGAATCACCACCGAAGATATTTATTCAATTTCGACAGAATATCCAGCTTGCCAATTTGGGTTTGGGTCAGCCTTGATGGGATTTGAGTGGCAGCCAGAGATAAAACCGATTTCCGTAACGATGCTCTGCCAACTTATTCCACGCACCGCAGATCTGCGCGAGACCAATCCAGAACAATTACAACAACTCATCAAAGAGGGTCACGATACCTTCAAAATCAAAATTCATCGCGGCGATATTCATCGAGAGATAGCTTTCTGTGAACAGATTTTAGAGTTACTGCCATCCTCTGCAAAGTTACGATTAGACGCAAACGGGCGGTTGGCGATCGCCGAAGCTGAGGTGCTGTTTCAGTGGGCAGATCAGCAATCTCAAATCGACTTTATCGAACAGCCATTCCATCCCAAGCAACACCAAGATACCTTGATATTCCAGCAGAAATATCGGACGGCGATCACCCTTGATGAGTCAGTCTGCACTATCGCTTCACTGAAAGCTCATTACACACCGAATTCGCCATTTATCTATGTTTTGAAGCCAGCCATTATGGGCTTTCCATCGCAGCTCAAGCAGTTTTGCGAAACGAATCCCGAGGCAGATTTAGTCTTTTCAACAGTTTTTGAAACGGAGATTGGTCACCAATTTGTCACCAGACTCGCCCAAGCCTTTGGTGGCCAGAGAGCGTTTGGATTTGCGGGGAAACATTGGTTTGTGGACTAG
- a CDS encoding COR domain-containing protein produces the protein MSDTPQWVLDKIAEVKAQGSTELDLSAPEIDGGDLTIIPPEVFELDFLTSLEICRHKIQFIPSEIAQLENLTTFHLSGNKIKKIPVILCHLSNLQELYLYDNQITEIPVTIKQLSHINIIDLHNNNINDFSNLSELISLRQLYLGMNRINLIPPSIGKLKGLVVLELLINNIAVIPSEICHLKSLEILSLDSNLLSELPEAIKDLSKLMQLTLSRNRIKEIPACIFQLKELRLLSLSSNEISQIPKDICKLEKLEKLILKGSTNVVYPRDYSWRINVSKNDENPIEIPPPEVVDQGLESIRNYYKQIREEGITKLYEAKLLIVGEAGAGKTTLANKILDQHYELQPEDTTHGIDIHEYIFPYQDHDFRVNIWDFGGQEIYHATHRFFLTERSVYILVADERKEDTDFDYWLNIIQLLGKKSPVIVLLNEKLGRKRKINESALRGQFPNLKEIISLDLSKSEEIPKLVNKIQAYLQTLDHIGDPLPKTWTNLRTFLETDGRNHITLQEYIDLCDDFGFKENTDKLSLSQYLHDLGIVLHFQDDPLLNKTVILSPEWATDAVYQILDHPEIIENYGTFSRKDLQLISINTAFDNMHDEVLQLMIKFKLCYRITETANIYISPQLLNPQQPKYGWRKSNNLIAEYRYDFMPKGIVSQFIVEMNRLIKDQNLVWRSGIILHKDNTDAEVIENLAQRKITIRVRGDHKQNLLTVIFHELDKIHDSYHGLQVDKLIPCNCTECKPKPNPELFPFADIKWAISKHQPTLQCRRSFELVKVQGLIDEIYDPSTNLPPPIPNTEFLGDERIIIKDSTVNITPKAVTEPKPESPISNDATPKLPVVLTSSFAMGYLFALVAVVILVAASVLHPISLAIALIGITMLYVLIGVFTLRAADQTKDESMVQLVTIVLQQLPVLGNVVSAIRGIANKGN, from the coding sequence ATGAGTGATACGCCACAGTGGGTATTAGACAAGATTGCAGAGGTTAAAGCCCAAGGTTCAACAGAGTTAGATTTAAGTGCTCCAGAGATTGACGGAGGCGACTTGACAATAATTCCGCCGGAGGTATTTGAGCTGGATTTTTTAACTAGCTTGGAGATTTGTCGTCACAAAATTCAATTTATTCCCAGTGAAATTGCCCAACTTGAAAACCTCACGACTTTTCATCTTAGCGGAAATAAGATTAAAAAAATCCCTGTAATACTATGTCACTTATCTAATCTTCAAGAGCTATATCTTTATGACAATCAGATCACAGAAATTCCAGTAACTATCAAACAATTATCTCACATTAATATTATTGATTTACACAACAATAATATTAATGACTTTTCAAACTTAAGTGAACTGATATCGCTCAGACAACTATATCTTGGCATGAACAGGATTAACTTAATTCCACCATCGATAGGTAAATTAAAGGGTTTAGTTGTTCTAGAACTTTTAATCAATAATATAGCTGTTATTCCAAGTGAAATATGCCATTTAAAATCCTTAGAGATTTTGTCTCTTGACTCTAACTTATTATCTGAATTACCTGAAGCTATAAAAGATTTGAGTAAGCTCATGCAGCTTACATTATCGAGGAATAGAATTAAAGAAATCCCAGCTTGTATTTTTCAATTAAAAGAACTACGACTTTTGTCTTTATCATCCAATGAAATTAGTCAAATCCCTAAAGATATTTGTAAATTAGAAAAGCTTGAAAAACTTATTCTTAAAGGAAGCACTAATGTAGTATACCCACGTGATTATTCATGGCGAATCAATGTAAGTAAAAACGATGAAAACCCTATAGAAATTCCACCACCTGAAGTTGTGGATCAAGGCTTAGAAAGCATTCGGAATTATTACAAACAAATCCGAGAAGAAGGCATCACCAAACTCTATGAAGCCAAACTTTTAATCGTTGGAGAGGCAGGCGCAGGAAAAACAACCCTTGCTAATAAAATTCTTGATCAACATTACGAGCTTCAACCCGAAGACACCACCCACGGCATCGACATCCACGAATATATTTTCCCGTACCAAGACCATGACTTTCGCGTAAACATTTGGGACTTTGGCGGACAAGAAATTTACCATGCCACCCACCGCTTTTTCCTTACCGAAAGATCCGTTTATATCCTTGTGGCCGACGAACGAAAAGAAGATACCGACTTCGACTATTGGCTCAATATTATCCAGCTCCTCGGCAAAAAAAGCCCTGTCATCGTACTGCTCAACGAAAAGCTCGGCCGCAAACGCAAAATTAATGAAAGTGCCCTGCGCGGACAGTTCCCCAACCTCAAAGAAATCATTTCCCTCGATTTGTCTAAGAGCGAAGAAATCCCCAAGCTGGTTAATAAAATCCAAGCTTATCTCCAGACCCTTGATCATATTGGTGACCCACTGCCAAAAACTTGGACAAATCTCCGTACTTTTCTAGAAACTGATGGCCGTAATCACATTACTTTGCAGGAATATATTGACCTGTGTGATGACTTTGGCTTTAAAGAAAACACCGATAAACTTTCTCTGAGCCAATATCTCCATGACCTCGGCATTGTTCTGCACTTCCAGGATGATCCACTGCTAAACAAAACCGTTATTCTCAGTCCCGAATGGGCAACTGATGCTGTTTATCAGATCCTCGACCACCCCGAAATCATTGAGAACTATGGCACTTTTAGTCGGAAAGATTTACAGCTCATCTCGATTAATACAGCTTTCGATAACATGCATGATGAAGTCTTGCAGTTAATGATTAAATTCAAGCTTTGTTATCGCATCACTGAAACAGCGAATATTTATATTTCACCGCAGCTCTTAAATCCCCAACAACCTAAATATGGTTGGAGAAAATCGAATAATCTCATCGCTGAATATCGCTATGACTTTATGCCAAAAGGGATTGTTAGTCAGTTTATTGTGGAGATGAATCGACTAATTAAAGACCAAAATCTGGTGTGGCGTAGCGGCATTATTCTCCACAAAGATAATACTGATGCTGAGGTGATCGAAAATCTTGCCCAACGAAAAATCACCATTCGGGTGCGCGGCGACCATAAACAGAATTTACTGACGGTTATTTTCCATGAGTTGGATAAGATTCATGACTCCTACCACGGTCTACAAGTCGATAAACTAATTCCTTGTAACTGCACTGAATGTAAGCCGAAACCAAACCCTGAACTTTTCCCATTTGCAGATATTAAATGGGCAATATCGAAACATCAACCGACTCTCCAATGTCGCCGAAGTTTTGAGCTAGTAAAAGTACAAGGCTTAATCGACGAAATATATGATCCTTCTACCAATCTGCCTCCCCCCATCCCCAATACAGAATTCCTGGGAGACGAACGAATTATTATTAAAGACAGCACCGTTAATATCACTCCTAAAGCTGTGACTGAACCAAAGCCAGAATCCCCCATCTCAAACGATGCCACCCCAAAATTACCTGTTGTGCTCACCAGCTCCTTCGCAATGGGTTATTTGTTTGCCCTTGTCGCCGTAGTGATTCTGGTTGCGGCCAGTGTTCTGCATCCTATTTCTCTGGCGATCGCCCTAATCGGAATCACGATGTTGTATGTTCTGATTGGTGTTTTCACTCTACGAGCTGCCGACCAAACCAAAGATGAGTCGATGGTTCAGCTTGTCACAATCGTGCTTCAGCAACTTCCGGTACTTGGTAATGTTGTTAGTGCAATTAGAGGGATAGCAAATAAAGGAAATTAA
- a CDS encoding phosphonate ABC transporter ATP-binding protein: MESVFSGQKISLYLGDSIVLDNLNFEILAGEKVGLIGSSGAGKSSFLSLLNGQWQSTDGNLNIWGDSFAKLQGKRRRRVQRKIGTIYQQLNLVESLAVVHNVNAGNLGRWSFLKAAVSLFFPLEQQRVHWALEQVGIPEKMFAKTSELSGGQKQRVALARVLIQDPEIILADEPISSLDPQLSRDMMDLLVDLCDRHGKTLVVSLHSLDFAKSHCDRLIGLKQGKILFDLPADAVTDAQLDHLYSDSPLY; the protein is encoded by the coding sequence ATGGAATCCGTTTTTTCTGGTCAGAAAATTAGTTTATATTTAGGCGATTCCATAGTCTTAGATAACCTGAATTTTGAAATTTTGGCAGGAGAAAAAGTTGGCTTAATTGGGTCTAGCGGTGCAGGAAAAAGTTCATTTTTAAGTCTGCTCAATGGTCAATGGCAATCAACCGATGGCAACCTAAATATTTGGGGTGATTCTTTCGCCAAACTTCAAGGAAAACGACGACGACGAGTGCAGCGCAAAATCGGCACAATTTATCAGCAGCTCAATTTAGTGGAAAGTTTGGCTGTTGTTCATAATGTGAATGCGGGGAATTTGGGGCGATGGTCTTTTCTGAAAGCCGCAGTTTCGTTGTTTTTTCCTTTAGAGCAGCAGCGAGTGCACTGGGCATTAGAGCAGGTTGGTATTCCCGAAAAGATGTTTGCGAAGACTAGCGAATTGTCAGGTGGTCAGAAACAGCGTGTGGCATTAGCGCGAGTTCTCATCCAAGACCCGGAAATTATTTTGGCGGATGAACCAATCTCCAGTCTCGACCCACAGCTCAGTCGCGACATGATGGATTTGTTGGTGGATTTGTGCGATCGCCACGGTAAGACATTGGTGGTGAGTTTGCACTCATTAGACTTTGCAAAAAGTCACTGCGATCGCCTAATCGGTCTAAAACAAGGCAAAATCCTCTTTGATTTACCTGCGGATGCCGTTACCGATGCCCAACTCGATCACCTCTATAGTGATAGCCCTTTATACTAG
- a CDS encoding ABC transporter ATP-binding protein, which produces MAIASNARPKDNNDWQLAGKLIPYAKRNIVTLLISIVLLIPLAIAGAIQPLVIGQAISLLRGEKVWSVLADLSVTDGLNRLIFILCATILIRLAFASIQGFLVQKVGQEITAGVRQDLFDHVTSLSSRFFDRMPVGKLVTRLTNDVEALGDVFASGAIGILSDIIYLLVIIFTIFALQWKLATLLILMLVPVAFLIIYFQSQYRKANYQAREELSQMNAMLQENVSGINVVQLFRREALNSEMFRSVNDRYRDAVNTTIFHDSAVSSTLEWISLVAIAGVLWLGGWFIYQDALNFGVLAAFILYSQRLFNPLRQFADKFTMFQSGFTAIERINELMAEPIEIKDRDQDSLTAANLNETASGEIIFDNVSFGYKPGEYVLKNLNFKIKSGEKIALVGPTGAGKSSIIRLLCRLYDPTEGRILVDGVDIRDIPQEELRRHVGVILQESFLFTGDVQRNITLGEDYPFSEVQRAAQITNVDSLIEELPQGYNTALRERGTNLSGGQKQLLAFARVAIRDPKILVLDEATASLDVGTEALIQSALDQLLEERTAIIIAHRLSTIRDVDKIIVLKQGEIIETGNHDELLELNGLYAGLHRLHMLGE; this is translated from the coding sequence ATGGCGATCGCATCAAACGCACGACCAAAAGATAATAACGATTGGCAGTTGGCTGGCAAGCTGATTCCCTACGCAAAACGCAATATTGTCACCCTTTTGATCTCCATTGTGTTGCTCATTCCTCTGGCGATCGCCGGAGCCATTCAGCCTTTGGTGATTGGTCAAGCGATCTCCTTGTTGCGGGGTGAAAAAGTCTGGTCTGTTTTGGCGGATTTGTCCGTGACCGATGGCCTCAATCGCCTAATTTTTATTCTCTGTGCCACGATTTTAATTCGTCTTGCCTTCGCCTCGATCCAAGGATTTTTAGTCCAGAAAGTTGGTCAAGAAATTACTGCGGGAGTTCGCCAAGATCTATTCGATCATGTGACATCCTTATCCTCACGCTTTTTTGATCGGATGCCCGTCGGAAAACTCGTCACCCGTCTCACCAACGACGTTGAAGCATTGGGAGATGTTTTTGCCAGTGGGGCGATCGGTATTCTCAGCGACATTATCTATTTGTTGGTGATTATCTTCACGATTTTTGCTCTGCAATGGAAATTGGCAACCTTGCTAATTTTGATGTTGGTACCTGTCGCCTTCTTGATCATTTATTTCCAGAGCCAATACCGCAAAGCAAACTACCAAGCCCGCGAAGAACTCTCCCAGATGAATGCGATGCTTCAGGAGAATGTTTCTGGCATTAATGTCGTGCAACTGTTCCGCCGTGAAGCGCTCAATAGCGAGATGTTCCGTTCTGTAAATGACCGTTATCGTGATGCTGTAAACACCACAATTTTTCACGATTCTGCCGTTTCCTCTACTCTCGAATGGATATCTCTCGTGGCGATCGCCGGTGTTTTGTGGCTTGGTGGTTGGTTCATCTACCAAGATGCTCTAAATTTCGGTGTTTTGGCCGCATTCATCCTCTATTCCCAGCGACTCTTCAATCCCCTACGTCAGTTCGCGGACAAATTCACCATGTTTCAGTCAGGCTTTACGGCGATTGAACGGATTAACGAGTTGATGGCAGAACCAATTGAAATTAAGGATCGCGATCAAGACTCCCTCACCGCCGCAAATCTCAACGAAACAGCTTCCGGTGAAATCATTTTCGATAACGTTTCGTTTGGCTATAAACCCGGCGAATATGTCCTAAAAAATCTGAATTTCAAAATTAAATCCGGCGAAAAAATTGCCCTTGTGGGCCCCACAGGTGCAGGAAAAAGTTCCATTATTCGTCTGCTTTGTCGTCTTTATGACCCAACCGAAGGCCGAATTTTGGTTGATGGCGTTGATATCCGTGACATTCCCCAAGAAGAATTACGACGTCATGTGGGCGTAATTTTGCAAGAAAGCTTTTTGTTTACGGGTGATGTCCAACGCAACATTACCCTCGGCGAAGACTATCCCTTCTCCGAGGTTCAGCGAGCCGCTCAAATCACCAATGTCGATAGCCTAATCGAAGAATTACCCCAAGGCTACAACACCGCATTGCGGGAACGTGGCACAAACCTTTCGGGTGGGCAAAAACAACTACTAGCCTTCGCCCGAGTTGCAATTCGCGACCCGAAGATTTTGGTATTAGATGAAGCAACAGCTAGCCTCGATGTCGGCACAGAAGCCCTAATTCAATCTGCCCTCGATCAGCTCCTCGAAGAACGTACTGCAATTATCATTGCCCACCGACTTTCTACTATTCGCGATGTCGATAAAATCATCGTCCTCAAACAAGGTGAAATCATCGAAACAGGCAACCACGACGAACTGCTAGAACTTAACGGTCTATATGCAGGTTTACATCGTCTTCACATGCTCGGTGAGTAG
- a CDS encoding S8 family serine peptidase produces the protein MQGFGQQRSLFGLFTCSCAVLGSFNGAIAESLHPSIGELGIQATTLHAEPYDLLGRKIAIGQVEIGRPGKFGLDKRAAWQPQLNLPQLFFVDGKAIPDENVDDHAGMVAGVMISRDKRQLGVAPAAKLFASAIGSLDESGQPQECLATQHVALQNSQDVRAINFSFGESLARDDRSNPILDGNSLFTQCLDWSARVYDVLHVVAGNQGSGGIPIPTDQYNGITTAYTTRFKGDEFNKVDFANLSSLPEGIGSSLIREEINYGDRRAISLTAPGSRLELITTFNKIKKVSGTSFAAPHITGTVALLQEYGDRQITNKVENWSLDSRRHEVIKAVLLNSAEKVEDQGDGKLLGMERTILKENNLTWFDSDAATNSEIPLDIQMGTGQLNARRSHEQFAGGQWSPTTTVANIGWNYDELPHQNYHDYLIDAPLIADSYVSATTTWDRRVELNDLNQNERYDEGETFQDLGLNNLDLYLLPATSDNLKDAICHSNSSVDSVEHLFCPVPNTAQYKLRVVFPDKVNEDTQNYAIAWWSAAQNPSLAIETPN, from the coding sequence ATGCAGGGATTTGGACAACAACGCTCGCTATTCGGTTTATTTACTTGTTCTTGCGCGGTTTTGGGGAGCTTTAATGGAGCGATCGCCGAATCACTGCATCCGTCCATTGGAGAGCTGGGAATCCAAGCCACAACCCTACACGCTGAACCCTACGATCTTTTAGGCCGAAAAATTGCCATTGGCCAAGTTGAAATCGGTCGTCCTGGCAAATTTGGCCTCGATAAACGTGCCGCTTGGCAGCCGCAGCTCAATCTACCGCAGCTTTTTTTTGTTGATGGTAAAGCGATCCCTGATGAAAATGTCGATGACCATGCCGGAATGGTCGCAGGGGTAATGATTAGTCGCGATAAACGTCAACTGGGTGTTGCTCCAGCAGCAAAGCTCTTTGCATCGGCGATTGGGTCACTGGATGAATCAGGACAACCTCAAGAATGTCTCGCAACCCAACATGTCGCTTTGCAAAATAGCCAAGATGTAAGGGCTATTAATTTTAGTTTTGGGGAATCCCTCGCCCGAGATGATCGAAGCAATCCCATCCTTGATGGCAACTCTTTATTTACGCAGTGTCTTGACTGGTCTGCGCGGGTTTACGATGTACTCCATGTGGTTGCTGGGAATCAAGGCAGTGGTGGCATTCCCATCCCCACAGATCAATACAACGGCATCACCACGGCATATACCACCAGATTTAAGGGCGACGAGTTTAATAAAGTCGACTTTGCTAACCTTAGTTCTCTACCAGAAGGGATTGGCAGTTCGCTGATTCGTGAAGAAATTAATTATGGCGATCGCCGTGCCATTAGCTTGACTGCACCCGGTAGCCGATTAGAACTGATTACTACTTTCAATAAAATCAAAAAAGTCAGTGGCACAAGTTTTGCCGCGCCCCATATTACGGGAACCGTGGCCTTGTTGCAGGAGTATGGCGATCGTCAAATCACGAACAAGGTAGAAAATTGGAGTTTAGATTCCCGTCGCCATGAGGTGATTAAAGCTGTTTTGTTGAACTCAGCAGAAAAAGTTGAGGATCAAGGAGATGGAAAATTATTAGGGATGGAACGCACCATTCTCAAAGAAAATAACCTCACTTGGTTTGATTCCGACGCGGCAACTAATTCTGAAATTCCCCTCGATATTCAAATGGGCACAGGTCAACTTAATGCCCGGCGATCGCACGAACAATTTGCAGGAGGTCAATGGTCACCCACAACAACCGTGGCAAATATTGGCTGGAATTACGACGAACTGCCTCACCAGAACTATCATGACTACCTCATTGATGCGCCATTAATCGCCGATTCCTATGTCTCTGCGACAACCACTTGGGACAGAAGAGTTGAATTAAATGACCTCAACCAAAATGAACGTTATGACGAAGGTGAAACTTTTCAGGATTTGGGATTAAACAATTTGGATCTATATTTACTGCCTGCAACGAGCGATAACCTCAAGGATGCAATTTGTCATTCTAATAGCAGTGTGGATAGTGTTGAGCATTTATTTTGCCCCGTGCCGAATACTGCCCAATACAAATTACGGGTTGTCTTTCCCGACAAGGTAAACGAAGACACCCAAAATTATGCGATCGCCTGGTGGAGTGCAGCTCAAAATCCTAGCCTTGCAATAGAAACTCCAAACTAA
- a CDS encoding glucose-6-phosphate isomerase: MDTAALWQRYQDWLYYHPELELYIDVSRMGFDDAFVQSLAPKFTKAFEDIKALEAGAIANPDEGRMVGHYWLRNPDLAPNAELKADITTTLDKIQKFTKSVHSGEITAPGGAKFTDILSVGIGGSALGPQFVTEALAGNDAPLAISFIDNSDPAGIDRVLDRLKDRLNTTLVLVVSKSGGTPETRNGMVEVKNFYKTHNIDFSSHAIAITGIGSKLENVAKSEHWLNTFPMYDWIGGRTSELSAVGLVAASLQGIDIDAMLDGAKVMDDATRLAELKQNPAALLALSWYYSGNGKGEKDMVILPYKDSLLLFSRYLQQLVMESLGKEEDLDGNKVYQGIAVYGNKGSTDQHAYVQQLREGIPNFFATLIEVLGDRQGESINIENGATAGDFLSGFLLGTREALFENNRDSITLTIQEVNPRTVGAMIALYERAVTIYASLVNINAYHQPGVEAGKKAAASVLDLQKKVVDAVKANESALTLDSLASKVGEQEQIEVIYKIVRHLAANGRSIKLEGNPAKPAELSISRI, encoded by the coding sequence ATGGATACCGCCGCACTCTGGCAACGCTACCAAGATTGGCTCTACTACCATCCCGAACTAGAACTTTATATCGATGTTAGTCGGATGGGTTTTGATGACGCGTTTGTGCAGAGTTTAGCACCGAAATTCACGAAAGCGTTTGAAGATATAAAAGCATTAGAAGCTGGGGCGATCGCCAACCCTGACGAAGGCCGCATGGTGGGACATTATTGGCTCCGCAACCCTGACCTTGCCCCGAATGCCGAGTTGAAAGCAGATATTACAACCACCCTCGACAAGATCCAGAAATTCACGAAATCCGTCCACAGTGGCGAAATCACAGCACCTGGTGGTGCAAAATTCACCGATATTCTCTCCGTTGGTATTGGTGGCTCAGCCTTAGGCCCCCAGTTTGTCACCGAAGCCCTCGCAGGTAATGATGCCCCCCTTGCGATCAGCTTTATTGACAATAGTGACCCTGCAGGCATTGATCGCGTTCTTGATCGTCTTAAAGACCGACTAAATACCACCCTTGTCCTTGTGGTCTCCAAATCTGGTGGCACTCCCGAAACCCGCAATGGCATGGTGGAAGTCAAAAACTTCTACAAAACGCACAATATTGATTTCTCTTCCCATGCGATCGCTATTACAGGTATTGGTTCCAAGCTCGAAAATGTCGCAAAGTCAGAGCACTGGTTAAACACATTCCCAATGTACGACTGGATCGGCGGCCGAACATCTGAACTGTCAGCAGTAGGTTTAGTCGCAGCGTCATTACAAGGTATTGATATCGATGCCATGCTCGACGGTGCAAAAGTGATGGATGATGCGACTCGTCTAGCTGAATTAAAGCAAAATCCCGCTGCTCTCCTTGCCTTATCTTGGTACTACTCCGGCAATGGTAAAGGCGAAAAAGACATGGTGATCCTGCCTTACAAAGATAGTTTGCTACTCTTTAGCCGTTATCTACAGCAACTCGTGATGGAGTCCCTCGGTAAAGAAGAAGACCTTGATGGCAACAAGGTATATCAAGGTATCGCCGTCTACGGAAATAAAGGTTCCACCGACCAACATGCCTATGTGCAACAACTCCGTGAAGGTATTCCTAATTTCTTCGCCACTTTGATTGAGGTGTTGGGCGATCGCCAAGGAGAATCCATAAACATCGAAAATGGCGCAACAGCAGGAGATTTCCTCTCTGGCTTCTTACTGGGAACTCGTGAAGCTTTGTTTGAAAATAACCGTGACTCAATCACCCTCACGATCCAAGAAGTGAATCCCCGCACTGTCGGTGCAATGATTGCGTTGTATGAGCGTGCCGTCACCATCTATGCATCTCTCGTAAATATCAATGCCTATCACCAGCCTGGCGTGGAAGCAGGGAAAAAAGCCGCAGCTTCTGTTCTCGACCTCCAGAAAAAAGTCGTTGATGCCGTTAAAGCGAATGAGTCTGCCTTAACTCTCGATAGCTTAGCGAGTAAAGTTGGCGAACAAGAGCAAATCGAGGTGATTTATAAAATTGTGCGTCACCTTGCTGCCAATGGTCGTTCTATCAAACTTGAAGGGAATCCCGCTAAACCTGCCGAGTTAAGCATCAGTCGCATATAG
- a CDS encoding IS982 family transposase, which produces MSSLEALFCHVDDFCQVFEPLWHQALLSSGKKYRRRQRSLSLSEVMTILIAFHQSHYRNFKHFYLIKVKCDWQQEFPLAVSYQRFVTWILSSLIPLCTYLRRCFGQCTGISFIDATSIKVCHNRRISQHRVFEGCAARGKTSVGWFFGFKLHLVINERGELLNVQVTPGNTDDRQPVVELLQDLWGKVFADKGYVSQSLAQHLQEEHEVTLMAKPRRNMKHHLMVYQDKLFARKRALIETVIDQLKNISQIEHSRHRSPTNFCVNLLCGLIAYCHQPKKPSLQLD; this is translated from the coding sequence ATGTCCAGTCTAGAGGCTCTGTTTTGCCATGTTGATGATTTCTGCCAAGTCTTTGAACCCTTATGGCATCAAGCGTTACTCAGCTCTGGCAAAAAATACCGTCGCCGTCAGAGAAGCCTCAGTCTGAGTGAGGTGATGACTATTCTCATTGCTTTCCATCAATCTCACTATCGAAATTTCAAGCATTTCTATCTCATCAAGGTGAAATGCGATTGGCAACAAGAGTTTCCTCTAGCTGTGAGCTATCAACGCTTTGTGACATGGATACTTTCGAGCTTGATTCCTCTCTGTACATATCTGCGACGATGCTTCGGACAATGCACTGGTATTAGCTTCATTGATGCCACCAGCATCAAGGTTTGCCATAATCGCCGTATCTCTCAACACCGTGTTTTTGAAGGTTGCGCGGCAAGGGGCAAGACTTCGGTGGGATGGTTCTTCGGCTTCAAACTACACCTGGTCATCAATGAGCGAGGAGAATTACTCAACGTCCAAGTGACGCCCGGAAATACCGATGACCGCCAACCTGTAGTGGAGTTATTGCAAGACTTATGGGGTAAAGTCTTTGCCGATAAAGGCTATGTCTCACAATCTTTAGCCCAGCATCTTCAAGAGGAACATGAGGTGACCCTAATGGCTAAACCTCGTCGAAATATGAAGCATCATTTGATGGTTTATCAAGATAAACTTTTTGCTCGTAAGCGGGCTTTGATTGAGACAGTTATTGACCAACTGAAGAACATCTCACAGATTGAACATTCCCGACATCGCAGTCCCACAAACTTTTGTGTGAACTTGCTGTGTGGGCTGATTGCTTACTGCCATCAACCCAAAAAACCTTCTTTACAGCTTGATTAA